The following are encoded in a window of Brachyhypopomus gauderio isolate BG-103 chromosome 18, BGAUD_0.2, whole genome shotgun sequence genomic DNA:
- the defbl1 gene encoding beta-defensin-like 1, which produces MKPHCVLILVLLVVLALHQNEAASFPWSCAVLKGVCRQGACLPSELYFGPLGCGKEFLCCVSYFL; this is translated from the exons atgaaacctcactGTGTACTGATCTTGGTCCTACTGGTTGTCTTAGCCCTGCACC AGAATGAGGCTGCATCGTTTCCTTGGAGCTGTGCCGTCCTCAAGGGAGTTTGTAGACAAGGAGCATGCCTGCCTTCAGAGCTCTACTTTGGACCATTAGGCTGTGGGAAGGAATTTTT ATGCTGTGTGTCATATTTCCTTTGA
- the LOC143481521 gene encoding olfactory receptor 4B13-like: MYNISAVTLLFTALNETDMTSRFIIFVFTLTGFLITVFLNSVLILAVVMEKALHQPMYVFLCNLCINGLCGTVAFYPKLLSDLTMQISSVSIHECIVQSYAIFIYGIGEFTNLSVMSLDRYLAICRPLYYHSVMTYVTVLKLLTFIWMFPCCTTLVIILMAARNPICGQNVNKLYCGSFYLERLACSAHISEIIIKLIFFGLLNILVLFVIFSYVKIVIACKQSKPKQNKFMRTCVPHLVAFSNFMALSLFDASHTQLKLDVPQMLQNFNSAVFLVFPPVVNPIIYGIKLSPIRTQIVLIARRIVFKVT, translated from the coding sequence ATGTACAACATCTCTGCAGTGACTCTTTTATTCACGGCTCTTAATGAGACCGATATGACTAGCAGGTTCATTATATTTGTATTTACCCTTACTGGTTTTTTAATAACAGTTTTTCTCAATTCTGTGTTGATCCTTGCTGTTGTAATGGAGAAAGCCCTACATCAAccaatgtatgtttttttgtgtaatttgtgcaTTAATGGTTTGTGTGGAACTGTAGCATTTTATCCAAAGCTTTTATCTGATTTAACCATGCAAATCAGTTCAGTCTCAATTCATGAATGCATTGTGCAAAGTTATGCAATTTTCATCTATGGCATAGGAGAATTCACAAATCTGAGCGTAATGTCACTTGACAGGTACCTAGCAATATGCAGGCCCCTCTATTACCACAGTGTTATGACTTATGTGACAGTATTGAAATTACTGACATTCATATGGATGTTTCCTTGCTGCACAACTTTAGTGATCATTTTAATGGCAGCTAGGAATCCCATATGTGGACAGAATGTAAATAAACTGTACTGTGGAAGTTTTTACCTAGAGAGACTTGCATGCAGTGCACATATTTCTGAAATAAtaatcaaattgattttttttggTTTGCTGAACATTCTGGTGTTGTTTGTGATTTTTTCCTATGTGAAGATAGTAATTGCCTGTAAGCAGTCTAAACCGAAACAAAATAAGTTCATGAGAACATGTGTTCCACATTTGGTGGCTTTCTCAAATTTCATGGCATTATCACTGTTtgatgcttcacacacacaattaaaattAGATGTTCCTCAGATGTTGCAAAACTTTAATTCGGCTGTCTTTTTAGTTTTCCCTCCTGTTGTCAATCCCATAATATATGGCATAAAATTGAGTCCAATCAGGACACAGATAGTGCTTATTGCCAGAAGAATTGTATTTAAGGTCACTTAA